A genomic segment from Amycolatopsis camponoti encodes:
- a CDS encoding ATP-binding protein: MHESRSTLRRSADTAWSPAHWSVRTKISVVLLLPVLVAVALAEIRIQSELDRATALSAARDRLPVLRDTIDLTASLGQEMVAAVAVPAGAPDTLTAAVDAKVAAVQRDIGFSPLAADTGRALNTALGKLSGIRAAGVGGGDVRTKAAGYNDIIATLGDLVPTFAPADAGSETASGAETARLIVHLRGELATEETYARAAQNSPGDASLRPAVVQTAAEQEVLAEQVEHQLSGDQLNRFKAATSSAEGRSDTLQESGTGGDVGLASFAPSIAAETTGVTAVLTDVVAKLSSDVSAAADRARSDSLRDTALVLGALLGALAIALLVVRSLVTPVRRLRAAALRAANEQLPETVRQVREGHDVDWRAVPDSGVKTEEEIGQLARAFDDMHRQAVRLAVEQAELRKQVSEMFMTLSRRSQSLVEQQLSIIEDLESGEQNPRRLDELFRIDHIATRLRRNGENLHVLAGGRPVRHGREPVPTRELLRAATSEVKDYRRVAMGNAPRSSVQPEAAADVVHILAELLENATRFSPPEHKVALTADRGADGGLLIEVVDQGLGMTPAELTTVNERLAAAGTVGPETTRRMGLFVVGRLAALHGVTVRLRATGTGARHAGVTASVHVPGALVIADLARPIGAGRLTTAGAGTGGRNGHPRPPVVPAQASTPIFEQVVTSWFVEPAAKPLSRRDAPVEWPAQADGTAAAWPPAAPNGRAARPGAPADPAALQADPAEGSPVEWPPPAGRGTWPGSDADGRNGAGPGVRGSRPGFGGDRTAQAGRDEAASESPSRNGTSAAHLASSADAAGHPEGAADRVDSAGWNGTSSGDPAGRPEGAADRLDPAGRNRISSGGPAGRSEGAADQVDSAGWNGTSSGDPAGRPEGAADQVDSGRNGTSSGDPAGRPEFAADHLDPAGRNGTTAAHRAEPAARQAEAADGAAPGPDWPASAGKPVARPEPAAAPVGEWETPADRTRQAAESALKPAVAQRLTDAGLPTRRPGAQLAPGAVAPRVREQSGGSFRDAAAVRSSLSRHYQGMRAARQESAARAEESGKDEVDPR, encoded by the coding sequence ATGCACGAAAGCAGATCCACGCTCCGCCGCTCGGCGGACACCGCGTGGTCCCCGGCGCACTGGAGCGTCCGCACCAAGATCAGCGTCGTCCTGCTGTTGCCCGTGCTCGTCGCGGTGGCGCTCGCGGAGATCCGGATCCAGAGCGAGCTCGACCGCGCGACCGCGCTCAGCGCGGCGCGCGACCGGCTGCCGGTGCTGCGGGACACGATCGACCTGACCGCGTCCCTGGGCCAGGAGATGGTCGCGGCCGTGGCGGTGCCGGCGGGAGCGCCGGACACGCTGACCGCCGCCGTCGACGCGAAGGTGGCCGCGGTCCAGCGCGACATCGGCTTCTCGCCTCTGGCCGCGGACACCGGCCGGGCGTTGAACACCGCGCTGGGCAAGCTCTCGGGCATCCGCGCGGCCGGCGTCGGCGGCGGCGACGTCCGCACGAAAGCCGCCGGCTACAACGACATCATCGCCACCCTCGGCGACCTCGTGCCCACGTTCGCCCCGGCCGACGCCGGCAGCGAAACCGCCTCCGGCGCGGAGACCGCCCGGCTGATCGTGCACCTGCGGGGCGAGCTGGCCACCGAGGAGACCTACGCGCGGGCGGCGCAGAACAGCCCGGGCGACGCTTCGCTGCGCCCGGCCGTCGTACAGACCGCCGCCGAGCAGGAGGTGCTCGCCGAGCAGGTCGAGCACCAGCTCTCAGGCGACCAGCTGAACCGCTTCAAGGCGGCGACGAGCTCCGCCGAAGGCCGGAGCGACACCCTGCAGGAATCCGGCACGGGCGGGGACGTGGGGCTCGCGTCGTTCGCCCCCTCGATCGCCGCCGAGACCACCGGGGTGACGGCGGTGCTGACCGACGTCGTGGCGAAGCTGAGCTCCGACGTCTCGGCCGCGGCCGACCGCGCCCGGTCGGACTCCCTGCGTGACACCGCGCTGGTCCTCGGAGCGCTGCTCGGCGCGCTCGCGATCGCCCTGCTGGTGGTGCGTTCGCTCGTCACGCCGGTGCGCCGGCTGCGCGCGGCCGCCCTGCGCGCGGCGAACGAACAGCTCCCGGAGACCGTCCGGCAGGTCCGCGAAGGCCACGACGTCGACTGGCGCGCGGTGCCCGACTCCGGCGTCAAGACCGAGGAGGAGATCGGGCAGCTGGCCCGCGCCTTCGACGACATGCACCGCCAGGCGGTCCGGCTGGCCGTCGAGCAGGCCGAGCTGCGCAAGCAGGTCAGCGAGATGTTCATGACGCTGTCGCGGCGGAGCCAGTCGCTGGTCGAGCAGCAGCTGTCGATCATCGAAGACCTCGAGTCGGGGGAGCAGAACCCGCGCCGGCTCGACGAGCTGTTCCGCATCGACCACATCGCGACCCGGCTGCGCCGCAACGGCGAGAACCTGCACGTCCTGGCGGGCGGGCGGCCCGTCCGCCACGGCCGCGAACCGGTGCCGACGCGCGAGCTGCTGCGCGCCGCGACGTCGGAGGTCAAGGACTACCGGCGGGTGGCGATGGGCAACGCGCCGCGCAGCTCGGTGCAACCCGAAGCGGCCGCGGACGTCGTGCACATCCTCGCCGAGCTGCTGGAGAACGCGACGCGCTTCTCCCCGCCGGAGCACAAGGTCGCGCTGACGGCCGACCGCGGTGCCGACGGCGGGCTGCTCATCGAGGTCGTCGACCAGGGTCTCGGGATGACGCCGGCGGAGCTCACGACGGTGAACGAACGGCTCGCGGCGGCAGGGACCGTCGGCCCGGAGACGACCCGCCGGATGGGGTTGTTCGTGGTCGGCAGGCTCGCGGCGCTGCACGGCGTGACGGTACGGCTGCGCGCGACCGGAACGGGTGCGCGGCACGCGGGGGTGACGGCGAGCGTGCACGTCCCGGGGGCGCTGGTGATCGCCGACCTGGCCCGCCCGATCGGGGCCGGCCGGCTCACGACGGCCGGCGCCGGGACGGGCGGCCGCAACGGCCACCCCCGGCCGCCGGTGGTGCCGGCGCAGGCGTCGACGCCGATCTTCGAGCAGGTCGTGACGAGCTGGTTCGTCGAGCCGGCCGCGAAGCCGCTGTCCAGGCGGGACGCGCCGGTGGAGTGGCCGGCCCAGGCGGACGGCACCGCGGCGGCGTGGCCGCCCGCGGCGCCGAACGGCCGGGCTGCCAGGCCTGGGGCGCCGGCGGATCCGGCGGCGCTCCAGGCCGACCCGGCGGAAGGCTCGCCGGTGGAGTGGCCGCCCCCGGCCGGCCGGGGGACCTGGCCGGGATCGGACGCGGATGGTCGCAACGGGGCTGGTCCGGGAGTGCGGGGGAGCCGGCCCGGGTTCGGCGGGGACCGGACTGCTCAGGCCGGGCGCGATGAGGCGGCTTCGGAGTCGCCGAGCCGGAACGGGACTTCCGCGGCACACCTGGCCTCCTCGGCGGATGCGGCCGGTCATCCGGAAGGTGCGGCGGATCGGGTCGACTCGGCGGGCTGGAACGGGACTTCGTCGGGTGATCCGGCCGGTCGTCCGGAAGGTGCGGCGGATCGCCTCGATCCGGCGGGGCGGAACAGGATTTCCTCGGGAGGTCCGGCCGGTCGTTCGGAAGGTGCGGCGGATCAGGTCGACTCGGCGGGCTGGAACGGGACTTCGTCGGGTGATCCGGCCGGTCGTCCGGAAGGTGCGGCGGATCAGGTCGATTCGGGGCGCAACGGGACTTCGTCGGGTGATCCGGCCGGTCGTCCGGAGTTCGCGGCGGATCACCTCGACCCGGCGGGCCGGAACGGAACCACGGCGGCGCACCGGGCCGAACCCGCCGCGCGGCAGGCCGAAGCGGCCGATGGTGCGGCACCGGGGCCGGACTGGCCCGCCTCGGCCGGAAAGCCCGTGGCCCGCCCTGAACCGGCCGCCGCGCCGGTGGGGGAGTGGGAGACCCCGGCCGACCGCACGCGCCAAGCCGCCGAAAGCGCTCTCAAGCCCGCGGTCGCGCAGCGGCTCACCGATGCCGGCCTGCCGACGAGGCGGCCCGGCGCCCAGCTCGCCCCCGGCGCGGTCGCCCCGCGCGTGCGTGAGCAGAGCGGCGGGTCGTTCCGCGACGCCGCCGCCGTTCGCAGCAGTCTCTCCCGGCACTACCAGGGGATGCGCGCGGCCCGGCAGGAGTCCGCGGCCCGCGCCGAAGAATCCGGAAAGGACGAAGTGGATCCGCGATGA
- a CDS encoding roadblock/LC7 domain-containing protein: MTELPDVQPRRSGADPAARSLSGTLGFPGPAAPPERTATLNWLVNGFVQDVSGVAHAVLVSADGLLVAADEALPRERADQLAAIAAGLSSLSLGTAELFTAGRVVQSVIEMEQGFLLLMSVGDGSNLVVLASTGCDIGLVGYEMTMLVERVGQKVDVPAREIPVAQDRR, encoded by the coding sequence ATGACGGAACTTCCCGACGTGCAGCCCCGGCGCTCCGGCGCCGACCCGGCCGCCCGGTCCCTCAGCGGAACTCTGGGCTTCCCGGGTCCCGCCGCGCCGCCCGAACGGACGGCGACGCTGAACTGGCTGGTCAACGGGTTCGTCCAGGACGTCTCCGGGGTCGCGCACGCCGTGCTGGTCTCCGCCGACGGCCTGCTCGTGGCCGCCGACGAAGCCCTGCCCCGCGAGCGCGCCGACCAGCTGGCCGCGATCGCGGCCGGGCTGTCCAGCCTGTCGCTGGGCACCGCCGAACTGTTCACCGCCGGCCGGGTGGTGCAGTCGGTGATCGAGATGGAGCAGGGGTTCCTGCTGCTGATGAGCGTGGGCGACGGGTCCAACCTCGTCGTGCTCGCCTCGACCGGCTGCGACATCGGGCTGGTCGGCTACGAGATGACGATGCTGGTCGAGCGAGTGGGGCAGAAAGTCGACGTGCCCGCGCGCGAGATACCGGTGGCCCAGGACCGCCGGTGA
- a CDS encoding DUF742 domain-containing protein, translated as MIDEPPPGPYGEEPRRSASLARPYAWTEGRTAPTVEIAVEALVETTAAGRAEAAYLTSSALAEVTEICARPRSLMEIAALLSLPLGVVRVLVSDLMQDNLVIVRDTLSDTSTWDERHDLMERVLHGLRDL; from the coding sequence GTGATCGACGAGCCGCCGCCCGGGCCGTACGGGGAGGAGCCGCGGCGCAGCGCGTCGCTGGCCCGCCCGTACGCCTGGACGGAAGGCCGGACGGCGCCGACGGTCGAGATCGCCGTCGAAGCGCTGGTCGAGACCACGGCGGCGGGCCGGGCCGAAGCGGCGTACCTGACGTCGAGCGCGCTGGCCGAAGTCACCGAGATCTGCGCCCGGCCGCGGTCGCTGATGGAGATCGCCGCGCTGCTGTCGCTGCCGCTCGGCGTGGTCCGCGTGCTCGTGTCGGACCTGATGCAGGACAACCTGGTGATCGTCCGCGACACGCTGTCGGACACGTCCACCTGGGACGAGCGCCACGACCTGATGGAACGCGTGCTGCACGGGCTGCGCGACCTCTAG
- a CDS encoding MHYT domain-containing protein, which produces MEHFALGHWLLVLAYLTSVVGCALGLACAVQARHAANPRHRMRWLVLAAISIGGVGIWLMHFVAMLGFSTPGMPVRYDVFRTVLSAILSVSAVFAGLVVVGGRAKFGWWRLALGGVITGLAVNVMHYTGMSALRVKGDFTYEGGLVALSVVIAVVAATAALWFAVFLDRLSLRLLAGFVMGAAVTGMHYTGMAAVRMNMDMNAADPAGVEVFSFLFPVFVLAAIAMAVPLCAVLMAPAITPSATAASAASASLSEKEETVTV; this is translated from the coding sequence ATGGAGCATTTCGCGCTCGGGCACTGGCTGCTGGTGCTCGCGTACCTGACGTCGGTGGTGGGCTGCGCCCTCGGGCTGGCGTGCGCGGTCCAGGCCCGCCACGCCGCGAATCCCCGGCACCGCATGCGGTGGCTGGTGCTGGCGGCGATCTCGATCGGCGGCGTCGGCATCTGGCTGATGCACTTCGTGGCGATGCTCGGGTTCAGCACCCCGGGCATGCCGGTCCGCTACGACGTCTTCCGCACGGTGCTGTCGGCGATCCTGTCGGTGTCGGCGGTGTTCGCCGGCCTCGTGGTGGTGGGCGGCCGCGCGAAGTTCGGCTGGTGGCGCCTCGCCCTCGGCGGCGTGATCACGGGCCTGGCGGTGAACGTCATGCACTACACGGGAATGTCGGCCCTGCGCGTGAAGGGCGACTTCACCTACGAAGGCGGCCTGGTCGCGCTGTCGGTGGTGATCGCGGTGGTGGCGGCGACGGCGGCCCTGTGGTTCGCGGTGTTCCTGGACCGGCTGTCCCTGCGCCTGCTGGCGGGGTTCGTGATGGGCGCGGCGGTGACGGGCATGCACTACACGGGCATGGCTGCGGTCCGGATGAACATGGACATGAACGCGGCGGACCCGGCGGGCGTGGAGGTGTTCTCGTTCCTGTTCCCGGTGTTCGTGCTGGCGGCGATCGCGATGGCGGTGCCGCTGTGCGCGGTGCTGATGGCACCGGCGATCACGCCCTCGGCCACTGCGGCTTCCGCGGCTTCTGCTTCGCTCTCGGAGAAGGAAGAAACCGTCACGGTGTGA
- a CDS encoding ester cyclase has translation MADLEQRYRAYLTCLNERRFADLSDHAHDPVVHNGRTLTIVDFQALLKRDAHEIPDLHYAIETLVVQGDRVGCRIRFDCTPAEDFRGLPTAGRTVSFVEHVFYRYEDGKIAEIQSVVDTDAIRDQLTP, from the coding sequence ATGGCGGATCTCGAGCAGCGGTACCGCGCGTACCTCACCTGCCTGAACGAACGACGCTTCGCCGACCTCTCGGACCACGCGCACGACCCCGTCGTCCACAACGGCCGGACCCTGACCATCGTCGACTTCCAGGCACTGCTGAAGCGCGACGCGCACGAGATCCCCGACCTGCACTACGCGATCGAAACGCTCGTCGTCCAAGGCGATCGGGTCGGGTGCCGCATCCGCTTCGACTGCACCCCCGCCGAGGACTTCCGGGGGCTGCCGACCGCTGGCCGGACCGTTTCCTTCGTCGAGCACGTCTTCTACCGCTACGAAGACGGCAAGATCGCCGAAATCCAGTCCGTCGTCGACACCGACGCCATCCGCGACCAGCTCACACCGTGA
- a CDS encoding DUF7617 domain-containing protein, which produces MRRRMLGAVLPLVLVAATSAALPTTAEAAAVSGLTKSVQGTGSPADHGATANWVIGYDDQATGSGAATITDAVGAGQAFQTGSLHAPPGWTPSWSTDGSTFTGTEPASGVTAVRASNPDAGPDATSLSAALTPPVQAVTTATGGDGFSPVLYRTPGGVLQAWNIYHHLGATSPKVVCTDLATGQRCPGGPWPKVLNTASGPLGTLGAGDIASTMVEQYVHDPVSPAKVYYPAVTAASVGVGCLDMAASANCGYWALSPTGGSPAVSSIGGFVATGGNLYGIVSSGAVVCWTMATQSACGGQPYAPIVPAANQPYVYGAVTVVGGKVFASTSSPGTSQQPSLGCFDPATAAACANWASSRPTGPAGNYNYNDYTAFDTSGAPAGACASTTGGTNVTTCYALDGSALTAPPGAAALPGGVYMFPAEVVTDPSGHVRSYLPIWNGGYAGAALCHDWTTGAACAGLPALITHPTVNGGATRDYGYTYDPPSGCLIGLGDAGVLFSMDPATGATPCVRSGGQVTLKPGDFYCDGGSHVQGYTAARLTGVDPANVDFAASRVTVVDQGGATVPTPGFAPDGSVDLTGVPVAAHPSITVTTTLVLHNGTGFSGRLVVDYAGDAPQLCFRTTIAADCAVASVANTATGTDSTGSFTSNTVTLPVAPGASCTPKVKVEKEICTSASATKCGPGGTGPWAKQAGVGLLGLLNATAYWRITVTNEGPVGITSAQVVDSVEPSCQTGPFTLAAGTSKQVYCSTYALLSLFPITNQAKVSYVPANVPPGTPPSHTGWSSAKACSLLCIL; this is translated from the coding sequence ATGCGAAGACGCATGCTGGGAGCAGTGCTGCCCCTGGTGCTCGTCGCGGCCACCTCCGCCGCGCTGCCCACGACCGCCGAAGCGGCCGCCGTCTCGGGGCTCACGAAGTCCGTGCAGGGCACCGGTTCCCCCGCCGACCACGGGGCCACCGCGAACTGGGTCATCGGCTACGACGACCAGGCCACCGGGTCCGGCGCCGCCACCATCACCGACGCCGTCGGCGCGGGCCAGGCCTTCCAGACCGGTTCGCTGCACGCGCCGCCGGGGTGGACGCCGTCGTGGTCCACCGACGGCAGCACCTTCACCGGCACCGAACCCGCGTCCGGCGTCACCGCCGTGCGGGCGAGCAACCCGGATGCCGGGCCCGACGCGACGTCGTTGTCCGCCGCGCTCACCCCGCCCGTGCAGGCGGTGACGACCGCGACCGGCGGCGACGGCTTCTCACCCGTCCTCTACCGCACCCCGGGCGGCGTCCTGCAGGCCTGGAACATCTACCACCACCTCGGCGCGACGTCGCCGAAGGTCGTCTGCACCGACCTCGCCACCGGGCAGCGCTGCCCGGGCGGCCCGTGGCCGAAGGTGCTCAACACCGCGAGCGGACCGCTCGGCACCCTGGGGGCCGGGGACATCGCCAGCACGATGGTCGAGCAGTACGTGCACGACCCGGTTTCGCCCGCGAAGGTCTACTACCCCGCCGTCACGGCCGCGTCGGTCGGCGTCGGCTGCCTCGACATGGCCGCTTCGGCCAACTGCGGGTACTGGGCGCTGTCCCCCACCGGCGGGTCGCCGGCGGTGAGCAGCATCGGCGGCTTCGTGGCGACCGGCGGCAACCTGTACGGCATCGTCAGCTCCGGCGCCGTGGTGTGCTGGACGATGGCCACGCAGAGCGCCTGCGGCGGCCAGCCGTACGCGCCGATCGTGCCGGCGGCCAACCAGCCGTACGTCTACGGCGCGGTGACCGTGGTGGGCGGCAAGGTGTTCGCGTCGACGTCGAGCCCGGGCACCTCGCAACAGCCGTCGCTGGGCTGCTTCGACCCGGCGACGGCCGCGGCGTGCGCGAACTGGGCGTCCTCGCGCCCGACCGGACCGGCGGGCAACTACAACTACAACGACTACACCGCGTTCGACACGAGTGGTGCCCCGGCGGGCGCGTGCGCGTCGACGACCGGCGGCACGAACGTCACGACGTGCTACGCGCTCGACGGTTCGGCACTGACGGCACCCCCGGGCGCGGCCGCGCTGCCGGGTGGGGTCTACATGTTCCCCGCGGAGGTCGTCACCGATCCGAGCGGGCACGTGCGCAGCTACCTCCCGATCTGGAACGGCGGCTACGCGGGCGCGGCGCTGTGCCACGACTGGACGACGGGGGCGGCGTGCGCGGGCCTGCCTGCGCTGATCACGCACCCGACGGTGAACGGCGGGGCCACCCGGGACTACGGGTACACCTACGACCCGCCGTCGGGCTGCCTGATCGGCCTCGGCGACGCGGGCGTGCTGTTCTCGATGGACCCGGCGACGGGGGCGACGCCGTGCGTCCGGTCCGGTGGCCAGGTCACGCTGAAGCCGGGCGACTTCTACTGCGACGGCGGCTCGCACGTCCAGGGTTACACGGCAGCGCGGCTGACGGGCGTCGACCCGGCGAACGTCGACTTCGCCGCGTCCCGGGTGACGGTGGTGGACCAGGGCGGCGCGACGGTGCCGACCCCGGGCTTCGCCCCGGACGGCTCGGTCGACCTGACGGGCGTCCCGGTGGCGGCGCACCCGTCGATCACGGTGACGACGACCCTGGTGCTGCACAACGGAACCGGCTTCAGCGGCCGCCTGGTGGTCGACTACGCGGGCGACGCGCCGCAGCTGTGCTTCCGCACGACGATCGCGGCGGACTGCGCGGTCGCGTCGGTGGCGAACACCGCGACGGGCACCGACTCCACGGGGTCGTTCACGTCGAACACGGTGACGCTGCCGGTGGCGCCGGGCGCGTCGTGCACGCCGAAGGTCAAGGTGGAGAAGGAGATCTGCACGTCCGCTTCGGCCACGAAGTGCGGTCCGGGCGGGACCGGACCGTGGGCGAAGCAGGCGGGGGTGGGTCTCCTGGGCCTGCTCAACGCGACGGCGTACTGGCGGATCACGGTGACGAACGAGGGTCCGGTCGGGATCACGTCGGCGCAGGTGGTGGACAGCGTGGAGCCGTCGTGCCAGACGGGCCCGTTCACGCTGGCGGCGGGGACGTCGAAGCAGGTGTACTGCTCGACCTACGCGCTGCTGAGCCTGTTCCCGATCACGAACCAGGCCAAGGTGAGTTACGTGCCGGCGAACGTTCCCCCGGGGACGCCGCCGTCGCACACGGGATGGTCGTCGGCGAAGGCGTGTTCGCTGCTGTGCATCCTGTAG
- a CDS encoding aminoglycoside phosphotransferase family protein gives MNGIPDLGPLPRRVTVDADQVRRLVGEQFPRWAGLPVRPVSESGWDNFTFHLGDTMVARLPSAAEYALAVEKEQRWLPALAPRLPVPVPVPLAKGSPGAGYPFPWSIYAWLDGTPAREDRIADSVRFSLDLAGFLAALRSLDVDGGPQPGKHNWFRGATLRTYDAQARRALAALDGHLDVGPAREIWETALDAHWDGVDTWFHGDLAPGNLLLDRGELAAVIDFGTCGVGDPSCDLAIAWTLLTADGRRVFRERLSIDEAAWARGRGWALWKTLVTCARTAERADGDARRVLGGILTEYASGK, from the coding sequence TTGAACGGCATCCCGGATCTCGGTCCCTTGCCCCGGCGCGTCACGGTCGACGCCGACCAGGTGCGCCGGCTGGTCGGCGAGCAGTTCCCGCGGTGGGCCGGTCTCCCGGTGCGGCCCGTTTCCGAGAGCGGTTGGGACAATTTCACCTTCCACCTCGGCGACACGATGGTGGCCCGGCTGCCCAGCGCGGCCGAATACGCCTTGGCGGTCGAAAAGGAACAACGGTGGTTGCCGGCGCTCGCTCCCCGGCTGCCGGTGCCCGTTCCCGTTCCGCTGGCGAAAGGGAGTCCTGGCGCGGGCTACCCGTTTCCGTGGTCGATTTACGCGTGGCTCGACGGCACGCCCGCCCGCGAGGACCGGATCGCCGATTCCGTCCGGTTTTCGCTCGATCTGGCCGGGTTCTTGGCCGCGCTGCGGAGCCTCGACGTCGACGGCGGCCCGCAGCCGGGAAAGCACAACTGGTTCCGGGGCGCCACGCTCCGCACCTACGACGCCCAGGCCCGGCGTGCGCTGGCCGCGTTGGACGGCCACCTCGACGTCGGCCCGGCCCGCGAGATCTGGGAAACCGCGCTGGACGCGCACTGGGACGGCGTGGACACGTGGTTCCACGGTGACCTCGCACCCGGGAACCTCCTCCTCGACCGCGGGGAGCTGGCCGCGGTCATCGACTTCGGGACCTGTGGTGTCGGCGACCCGTCGTGCGACCTGGCCATCGCCTGGACGCTGCTGACCGCCGACGGAAGGCGGGTGTTCCGCGAGCGCCTGTCGATCGACGAGGCGGCCTGGGCGCGCGGGCGCGGGTGGGCGCTGTGGAAAACGCTCGTCACCTGCGCCCGGACCGCGGAAAGGGCCGACGGCGACGCGCGTCGCGTCCTCGGCGGGATCCTCACCGAATACGCATCCGGAAAATAA